A window of the Pararge aegeria chromosome 2, ilParAegt1.1, whole genome shotgun sequence genome harbors these coding sequences:
- the LOC120633634 gene encoding monocarboxylate transporter 2 isoform X2, whose product MSKRNSFVLVPQTDKKTQKIIKLVPPDGGWGWMVLLGTALSNIFNQSMLSLFSLLYGDALEAMGHNTQGAAIVLSTMLFVSNFGGPIAGAVVKLTNPRFVSVSGAVLCTAGILLSGFSTNIWHLILTYGFLLGLGLGFIQNASFVSINSYFKVRKSLAVGLAMAGTGVGQTLMPHVVRYFLENFGFRGACLLLAALSLHGICGTLLIQPVEWHMKKVEIEVEIDEKMYLLEENDKEAMKNKDYNANGNAKFKGTRRATEPILISEIGAEKPNKILSQSNKELQVNGNRNCIVLKPKKTLMRKIYDLFDISLLSSPRFLNVIIGTAITVVSIQNFSMLYPLFLQKKVFMDKQQTASCMSAVALADIIGRLTLPMLQDKYRIKARMMLIMTSIWLIVVRQILAYQSDLYVLLIMSALYGFGRSMVIVARNIAISEQCTMAQVPSAVGLGMLSIGIIVPPAGLFLGWIRDYTDSYIICITAQNLFLVVFLAMWIPDMIFLYCKEKREKRKNIEQAMS is encoded by the exons ATGTCGAAAAGGAACTCTTTCGTCTTAGTACCACAGACGGACAAGAAAacacagaaaataataaaattagtccCACCTGACGGAGGATGGGGATGGATGGTCTTATTAGGAACGGCTCTTTCAAAT ATTTTTAATCAGTCGATGTTATCATTGTTTAGTTTGTTATATGGAGATGCATTGGAAGCAATGGGACATAACACGCAGGGCGCAGCTATAGTTTTAAGCACAATGTTATTTGTCTCAAATTTCGGTGGACCAATAGCTGGGGCTGTAGTAAAATTAACGAATCCTAGATTTGTGTCAGTATCAGGTGCAGTTTTATGTACAGCTGGCATTCTTTTAAGTGGATTCTCTACGAATATTTGGCATTTGATATTAACCTATGGATTTTTATTAG GTCTCGGCCTGGGCTTTATACAGAACGCTTCATTTGTGTCAATAAACAGCTACTTCAAAGTCAGGAAGAGTTTAGCTGTTGGTCTTGCCATGGCAGGCACAGGTGTGGGACAGACTCTTATGCCTCATGTTGTGagatattttttggaaaatTTTGGATTTAGAGGAGCTTGTTTACTATTAGCGGCTTTGAGTTTACACGGG ATATGCGGAACACTCTTGATTCAACCTGTTGAATGGCATATGAAGAAAGTAGAAATAGAAGTTGAAATTGATGAAAAGATGTATCTGCTAGAAGAGAATGATAAAGAAGCCATGAAGAACAAAGATTACAATGCTAATGGTAATGCTAAATTCAAAGGCACAAGACGCGCTACAGAACCTATACTTATTTCGGAAATTGGAGCTGAAAagccaaataaaatattatcacaaAGTAACAAAGAGTTACAAGTGAACGGAAACA GAAATTGCATAGTACTAAAACCAAAGAAGACATTGATGAGAAAAATATATGACTTATTCGACATATCTCTTCTATCAAGTCCTCGTTTCTTGAACGTGATCATTGGAACTGCAATTACAGTAGTATCCATTCAAAACTTCAGCATGTTGTATCCGTTGTTCCTTCAG aaaaaagtatttatggataAACAGCAGACGGCAAGTTGTATGTCAGCTGTTGCTTTGGCTGATATTATTGGCAGACTTACCTTGCCCATGTTACAAGATAAATACCGTATTAAAGCCAGAATGATGCTTATTATGACCAGCATATGGTTAATCGTAGTGAGACAAA ttttggcGTATCAATCCGACTTATATGTGCTTCTGATCATGTCCGCACTTTATGGATTTGGAAGAAGTATGGTAATTGTTGCCAGAAACATCGCTATTTCCGAACAGTGTACAATGGCTCAAGTACCATCAGCCGTTGGTTTGGGCATGTTGAGCATAGGTATTATTGTACCTCCAGCTGGATTATTCCTCGGATGGATCAGAGATTATACAGATAGTTACATTATCTGTATAACGGCACAGAATTTATTTTTGGTAGTATTTTTGGCAATGTGGATCCCGGATATGATATTTTTGTACTGCAAAGAGAAAAGggagaaaagaaaaaacattgaaCAAGCGATGTCATAA
- the LOC120633634 gene encoding monocarboxylate transporter 5 isoform X1, translating into MSKRNSFVLVPQTDKKTQKIIKLVPPDGGWGWMVLLGTALSNIFNQSMLSLFSLLYGDALEAMGHNTQGAAIVLSTMLFVSNFGGPIAGAVVKLTNPRFVSVSGAVLCTAGILLSGFSTNIWHLILTYGFLLGLGLGFIQNASFVSINSYFKVRKSLAVGLAMAGTGVGQTLMPHVVRYFLENFGFRGACLLLAALSLHGICGTLLIQPVEWHMKKVEIEVEIDEKMYLLEENDKEAMKNKDYNANGNAKFKGTRRATEPILISEIGAEKPNKILSQSNKELQVNGNSKSVEILNGNCIVLKPKKTLMRKIYDLFDISLLSSPRFLNVIIGTAITVVSIQNFSMLYPLFLQKKVFMDKQQTASCMSAVALADIIGRLTLPMLQDKYRIKARMMLIMTSIWLIVVRQILAYQSDLYVLLIMSALYGFGRSMVIVARNIAISEQCTMAQVPSAVGLGMLSIGIIVPPAGLFLGWIRDYTDSYIICITAQNLFLVVFLAMWIPDMIFLYCKEKREKRKNIEQAMS; encoded by the exons ATGTCGAAAAGGAACTCTTTCGTCTTAGTACCACAGACGGACAAGAAAacacagaaaataataaaattagtccCACCTGACGGAGGATGGGGATGGATGGTCTTATTAGGAACGGCTCTTTCAAAT ATTTTTAATCAGTCGATGTTATCATTGTTTAGTTTGTTATATGGAGATGCATTGGAAGCAATGGGACATAACACGCAGGGCGCAGCTATAGTTTTAAGCACAATGTTATTTGTCTCAAATTTCGGTGGACCAATAGCTGGGGCTGTAGTAAAATTAACGAATCCTAGATTTGTGTCAGTATCAGGTGCAGTTTTATGTACAGCTGGCATTCTTTTAAGTGGATTCTCTACGAATATTTGGCATTTGATATTAACCTATGGATTTTTATTAG GTCTCGGCCTGGGCTTTATACAGAACGCTTCATTTGTGTCAATAAACAGCTACTTCAAAGTCAGGAAGAGTTTAGCTGTTGGTCTTGCCATGGCAGGCACAGGTGTGGGACAGACTCTTATGCCTCATGTTGTGagatattttttggaaaatTTTGGATTTAGAGGAGCTTGTTTACTATTAGCGGCTTTGAGTTTACACGGG ATATGCGGAACACTCTTGATTCAACCTGTTGAATGGCATATGAAGAAAGTAGAAATAGAAGTTGAAATTGATGAAAAGATGTATCTGCTAGAAGAGAATGATAAAGAAGCCATGAAGAACAAAGATTACAATGCTAATGGTAATGCTAAATTCAAAGGCACAAGACGCGCTACAGAACCTATACTTATTTCGGAAATTGGAGCTGAAAagccaaataaaatattatcacaaAGTAACAAAGAGTTACAAGTGAACGGAAACAGTAAATCTGTTGAAATATTAAACG GAAATTGCATAGTACTAAAACCAAAGAAGACATTGATGAGAAAAATATATGACTTATTCGACATATCTCTTCTATCAAGTCCTCGTTTCTTGAACGTGATCATTGGAACTGCAATTACAGTAGTATCCATTCAAAACTTCAGCATGTTGTATCCGTTGTTCCTTCAG aaaaaagtatttatggataAACAGCAGACGGCAAGTTGTATGTCAGCTGTTGCTTTGGCTGATATTATTGGCAGACTTACCTTGCCCATGTTACAAGATAAATACCGTATTAAAGCCAGAATGATGCTTATTATGACCAGCATATGGTTAATCGTAGTGAGACAAA ttttggcGTATCAATCCGACTTATATGTGCTTCTGATCATGTCCGCACTTTATGGATTTGGAAGAAGTATGGTAATTGTTGCCAGAAACATCGCTATTTCCGAACAGTGTACAATGGCTCAAGTACCATCAGCCGTTGGTTTGGGCATGTTGAGCATAGGTATTATTGTACCTCCAGCTGGATTATTCCTCGGATGGATCAGAGATTATACAGATAGTTACATTATCTGTATAACGGCACAGAATTTATTTTTGGTAGTATTTTTGGCAATGTGGATCCCGGATATGATATTTTTGTACTGCAAAGAGAAAAGggagaaaagaaaaaacattgaaCAAGCGATGTCATAA